The following proteins are encoded in a genomic region of Sparus aurata chromosome 11, fSpaAur1.1, whole genome shotgun sequence:
- the LOC115591156 gene encoding carboxypeptidase N subunit 2-like: MSRGEIIILFLSLLFETSLTQDEACEKGEECKFVFDRVTEIPRVLRPGVTGFYILDSQIQTIPKEAFVENPQLTRVEFLNTIITSIEPGAFEGLVNLQIVEISGTLLMSIPVGVFKDLSNLDKIKLKSNELRSLETGLFDGLKSLTEIQLHGNEIESIEDGIFNNLENLSLLHLARNNLSAVSTDWFSNLNKLTILRLYKNQLTSIPDDIFQNLPNLKEIGLAGNKIAELSPNLFPHKDKLTKLTLDGNLLTGLPREFFIDFPQLKTLTLHNNQLTSLPPVLFGALPKLDSISLSQNNLSTLPNGIFSPMKKLKKVDLSKNHFVTLNAEYFEGLDKLTELNLQYNKIHSLDAGVFEKLQSLITLKLAHNDLQTLPEDIFQPLAKLKKLYLEHNPWHCDCNLINLHFWMTANSEKIVSQVFCEYPEDLKGREISSLTEDQLICPTPPSTTTTLTTTTTTYTTLPTTVPTTTILTTTTPTTTSPTTTLPTTLQTTSTILSTTTPTPTLPTTTTTTTIPTTTPTTPTTITTIAPTTTITMTAPTDTITTTAPTTTITTAPTTTISTSEIMFYIALLVVVITCTLALARFTLCLYHLLQRRQRMYHGVELIHFSYRKGVLLRPLQEAETHSL; this comes from the coding sequence ATGTCAAGAGGGGAAATCAtcattctttttctgtctttgctgtTTGAGACTTCACTGACTCAAGACGAAGCATGCGAAAAGGGGGAAGAATGCAAATTTGTTTTCGACCGTGTGACAGAAATCCCACGTGTCCTCAGACCAGGTGTGACAGGGTTCTACATTCTGGATAGTCAGATTCAAACAATCCCCAAAGAAGCCTTTGTTGAAAACCCCCAACTTACAAGAGTGGAATTCTTGAACACTATCATAACATCTATTGAGCCAGGAGCCTTTGAAGGTTTGGTAAACCTCCAGATCGTTGAGATCTCCGGCACCCTGTTAATGTCAATCCCAGTGGGAGTCTTTAAAGATCTCAGCAACCTGGATAAGATTAAACTAAAGTCTAACGAGCTCCGCAGTCTGGAGACAGGCTTGTTTGACGGCCTTAAAAGTCTAACAGAGATCCAGTTACACGGAAATGAGATCGAATCGATTGAGGATGGGATCTTTAACAACCTTGAGAACCTTTCATTGCTTCATCTAGCTAGAAATAATCTCTCAGCTGTATCCACTGACTGGTTCTCGAACCTAAACAAACTTACGATTCTAAGACTTTACAAGAACCAGCTGACCAGCATTCCTGATGACATATTTCAGAATTTGCCAAACTTGAAGGAAATTGGCTTGGCGGGAAACAAAATAGCAGAATTATCACCTAATCTATTCCCACAtaaagacaaactgacaaaactGACTTTGGATGGTAATCTTCTGACTGGTTTACCTCGAGAATTTTTCATTGACTTCCCTCAGCTTAAAACACTGACCCTACATAATAACCAACTGACCAGCCTACCACCAGTGCTTTTTGGAGCACTGCCTAAATTGGACTCCATAAGCCTCAGTCAGAACAATCTAAGCACTCTTCCTAATGGAATATTCAGCCCTATGAAGAAACTCAAGAAGGTAGATCTGTCTAAAAACCACTTTGTCACATTGAATGCTGAGTACTTTGAAGGCCTTGACAAGCTCACAGAGCTGAATCTACAGTACAACAAGATACATTCACTGGATGCTGGTGTGTTTGAAAAGCTACAATCTCTGATCACACTCAAGCTCGCTCACAACGACCTCCAGACGCTTCCTGAGGATATTTTCCAGCCTTtagcaaaactaaaaaaactgtACCTTGAACATAACCCCTGGCACTGTGActgtaatctaataaatcttcaCTTCTGGATGACAGCGAACTCTGAGAAGATTGTGTCTCAAGTGTTCTGTGAGTACCCAGAAGATCTAAAAGGGCGGGAAATCAGTTCATTAACAGAGGATCAATTAATTtgccccacccctccctccacGACCACGACCTTaaccaccaccacaacaacaTACACGACACTCCCAACTACAGTACCAACAACCACCATCCTTACAACTACAACACCGACCACCACTTCACCCACCACGACTCTTCCAACCACATTGCAAACAACCTCCACAATACTTAGTACCACAACACCAACACCCACTTtaccaactacaacaaccacaacaacaataccaaCAACCACACCCACAACCCCGaccacaataacaacaatagcaCCAACCACCACTATAACAATGACTGCACCAACCGACActataacaacaacagcaccaacCACTACTATAACAACAGCACCAACAACCACAATAAGCACATCTGAGATTATGTTCTACATCGcactgctggtggtggtgatcACCTGCACACTGGCGCTGGCTAGGTTCACCCTCTGTCTTTACCACCTGCTGCAACGAAGGCAAAGGATGTACCACGGGGTCGAACTCATCCATTTCTCCTACAGGAAAGGGGTTCTCCTCAGACCGCTACAAGAGGCAGAGACTCACAGCCTTTAA